The Chiloscyllium punctatum isolate Juve2018m chromosome 30, sChiPun1.3, whole genome shotgun sequence genome includes a region encoding these proteins:
- the LOC140455560 gene encoding muscarinic acetylcholine receptor M2-like: MSYKRFELTLIVIATGSLSLVTIIGNILVIVSVIINRQLHTINNYFMFSLACADLIVGAFSMNLYTTYIVIGYWPIGPVVCDLWLAVYYVVSCASVMNLLVISVDRYFCVTEPLSYPLSRTTKRAVIMIATAWILPLIVFAPPILFWQFFTGKQNVSDGECYVQFLLNSAVTFGTTIVAFYLPVTIMMILYIHISRASKSQIKEDGNMSKSSKDSVCPRLVMNKLMKINHNSINNLLHDFHSIKKQSKELPNSSYHRGKKQDFSNQTSSFPTIKQKKQGMMQECSNVPHARSSLRTEIHKLFCLKIAHKSEKYNCSATTAGILPSISSQRGTNRNITADDKSTGMTKSPAQKKTVATRELRVTQTVIAILLAFIITWTPYDVIVFIKTFCSNSVPNTVWTIGYWLCYMNSAVNPACYALCNTSFKKTLEHLLLCQYRNFGATR, encoded by the coding sequence ATGTCTTATAAAAGGTTTGAACTAACCCTCATTGTGATTGCAACAGGATCCTTAAGTCTGGTGACAATAATAGGAAACATTCTGGTTATAGTATCTGTTATAATCAATAGACAACTACATACTATAAATAACTACTTTATGTTCAGCTTAGCCTGTGCTGATTTGATTGTAGGTGCATTCTCCATGAATCTATACACCACTTACATTGTAATAGGTTATTGGCCTATCGGCCCAGTGGTGTGTGATTTATGGCTTGCTGTCTATTATGTTGTGAGCTGTGCTTCTGTCATGAACCTCCTTGTGATCAGCGTTGACCGCTACTTCTGTGTGACTGAACCTCTTAGCTACCCCTTGAGCAGAACAACAAAGAGGGCAGTGATAATGATTGCAACAGCTTGGATATTACCATTAATTGTGTTTGCTCCTCCTATTCTCTTCTGGCAGTTTTTCACAGGAAAACAGAACGTTAGTGATGGCGAGTGCTATGTTCAGTTCCTCTTAAATTCTGCGGTTACGTTTGGAACTACAATAGTCGCCTTTTATCTCCCTGTTACTATCATGATGATTTTATACATACACATATCTCGAGCTAGCAAGAGTCAAATAAAAGAGGATGGAAATATGTCTAAATCAAGCAAGGACAGTGTTTGTCCAAGACTTGTGATGAATAAATTGATGAAAATAAATCATAATAGTATAAACAACTTGCTTCACGACTTTCATTCCATCAAAAAGCAAAGTAAAGAACTACCAAATTCCAGTTATCACAGAGGGAAAAAGCAAGACTTCTCCAATCAAACAAGTTCCTTtccaacaataaaacagaagaaaCAAGGAATGATGCAAGAGTGTTCAAATGTTCCTCATGCACGAAGCTCTCTCAGAACAGAAATACACAAACTCTTTTGTTTAAAGATAGCTCACAAATCTGAAAAATACAACTGCAGTGCTACCACAGCAGGAATACTTCCATCCATCAGCAGCCAGAGGGGAACAAATAGAAACATCACAGCTGATGATAAAAGCACTGGTATGACCAAGTCACCTGCTCAGAAGAAAACAGTTGCAACCCGGGAATTGAGGGTCACACAAACCGTCATCGCAATTCTCCTGGCATTTATTATAACTTGGACCCCATACGATGTGATCGTGTTCATTAAAACCTTTTGTTCGAACTCTGTCCCCAATACAGTTTGGACTATTGGATATTGGCTCTGTTACATGAACAGTGCTGTGAACCCAGCCTGCTATGCACTCTGTAATACCAGTTTCAAGAAAACTTTAGAACATCTTCTCTTGTGTCAATACAGAAATTTTGGTGCGACAAGATGA